Genomic window (Gelria sp. Kuro-4):
ATTCCTCCTGCCGCGATCACGGGGATGGGACGTTCGTATTTTTCCTCGAAGGGTCTTACCGCCGCAACCACCGCCGGCACCAGCTTTTCCAGGGCGTAATCCTCCGGGTGCTCCAGCTGCTCGGGTGAAAAGCCCAGGTGCCCCCCCGCCCGCGGCCCTTCCACGACCACCACATCAGGGGGCCGCCGGTGCTTCTTGTCCCAGTGCTTGCAGATGAGGCCGGCCGCTCTGGCGGAGGAAATAATGGGCCCGATCTTAACGTTCGACCCCTTAACCAGGGCAGGCAGGTTGAGGGGGAGGCCGGCGCCGGAAAAAATGATATCAATCCCCGCCCGTACGGCCGTGCGCACCATCTCTTCAAAGTCGTTGATGGCTACCATGATGTTGACACCCAGAATCCCCGTGCTCAGCCCACGCGCTTTTTTAATCTGCTCCCTGAGACCGTCCCGGTTGGCCTGCCGCTTGTTCAGGTGATAATCCGCGCGGTAGAACCCGGTCTCCACCCCGGAGATCACGCCGACGCCCCCGCAATTTGCAACGGCGGCAGCCAGGTTGGCCAGGGAGACGCCCACACCCATTCCGCCTTGAATAATCGGCAGCCTGGCCACTAAATCGCCAATCTTCAGAATTGGTATCTTCATGAGCTCATCCTTTCCGGAGCCGTACTTCCCGTGGACTAATTATAACGCATTTCTGCGCCCCTGGCCAGGCTGCCGCCGTCGCCCGTGTAACACATTTCCCCGCCGCCGCATACCAATGATGTAGGGAATCGCCCTAAACAGTGTCAAATACCGGTAAAAGGAGGATGTCACATGCCTGACGGATTCGGCGGCGGCTGCTGGTGGTGGTGGATCTTTATCATTATCATCATCATCATTCTGATCCTCTGCTGCTTCTGCTTCCCGTTCAACGCGGTTAAGGCGTAGCGCCGGCCAACGGTGAAAGGCAAAGCCCCGAGGGTAGCCTCGGGGCCGACTTTTTACTCTGTCTTAAAGTCTAAAGGCTCAGAAGGGCCAGTTCCGCCACCTGCCAGGGCAGTTCGGCCACCCGGGCGCCCGCAGCGCGCAGCGCCGCCACCTTGCTGGCGAAGGTGCCTTTGCCGCGCTCGACGATGGCGCCGGCATGGCCCATGCGCTTGCCGGGCGGGGCGCTCTGGCCGGCAAGGTAAGCCACCACCGGTTTGCTCATCCCCTTGATATACTCCGCTGCTTCTTCCTCGGCTGTCCCGCCGATCTCGCCCACCAAGACCACGGACTCGGTCGCCGGGTCTTCCTCAAAGCGTTTGAGCAGGTCGATGAAGGTGAGCCCGACCACCCGGTCGCCGCCCATCCCCACCACGGTTGATTGCCCCAGCCCGGCATGGGTGAGGCCGGCAACGACCTCGTAGCTCAGCGTTCCGCTGCGCGCCGCCACCCCGACCGGTCCCGGGGCGTAAATGCTGTTCGGCATGATCCCCATCTTGCTCTTCCCGGGCGAGATGATCCCAAAGCTGTTGGGGCCCACTACTGTGACCTGACG
Coding sequences:
- a CDS encoding nitronate monooxygenase family protein translates to MKIPILKIGDLVARLPIIQGGMGVGVSLANLAAAVANCGGVGVISGVETGFYRADYHLNKRQANRDGLREQIKKARGLSTGILGVNIMVAINDFEEMVRTAVRAGIDIIFSGAGLPLNLPALVKGSNVKIGPIISSARAAGLICKHWDKKHRRPPDVVVVEGPRAGGHLGFSPEQLEHPEDYALEKLVPAVVAAVRPFEEKYERPIPVIAAGGIWDGFDIARLLRLGAAGVQLATRFVTTRECDASDAFKAEYLRAGQDDIVIIKSPVGMPGRAIRNAYLDRAAAGKSTPVRCAYNCLAPCVPSRSPYCIADALIHAQKGELDKGFAFAGANAWRASKISSVKEIMTELVEQMKKA
- the sucD gene encoding succinate--CoA ligase subunit alpha, whose translation is MAIIIDENTRVVVQGITGHQGRFHTRQMLDYGTQVVAGVSPGKAGEAVHGVPVYDTVAEAVAEQGANASITFVPAPFVKDAAFEAIESGIQVLVLIPEHIPVLDAMEIMAQARERQVTVVGPNSFGIISPGKSKMGIMPNSIYAPGPVGVAARSGTLSYEVVAGLTHAGLGQSTVVGMGGDRVVGLTFIDLLKRFEEDPATESVVLVGEIGGTAEEEAAEYIKGMSKPVVAYLAGQSAPPGKRMGHAGAIVERGKGTFASKVAALRAAGARVAELPWQVAELALLSL